One window of the Pseudomonas sp. S04 genome contains the following:
- a CDS encoding L,D-transpeptidase family protein translates to MRWLLAFLCLSFAVVSQASSVETLDGKIVEKVLVLKSARQLQLINDGKPIKTYRISLGRNPKGQKLMEGDRRTPEGLYWLDWRKVSERFNLAMHISYPNISDAARSRREGVAPGGMIMIHGTPDTEENPEDLFHTLDWTDGCVAMRNVDMREVWGLVPDGTMIEIRP, encoded by the coding sequence ATGCGCTGGTTGCTCGCGTTCCTCTGCCTGTCGTTCGCTGTCGTTTCCCAGGCTTCCAGCGTGGAAACCCTGGACGGCAAAATCGTCGAAAAAGTCCTGGTGCTCAAATCCGCCCGTCAGTTGCAACTGATCAATGACGGTAAGCCCATCAAGACCTACCGCATCTCATTGGGCCGCAACCCCAAGGGCCAAAAGCTCATGGAAGGCGACCGACGCACCCCCGAAGGCCTGTACTGGCTGGACTGGCGCAAAGTCAGCGAGCGCTTCAACCTGGCCATGCACATCTCCTACCCGAATATCAGCGACGCTGCGCGCTCACGCCGCGAGGGCGTGGCCCCAGGCGGCATGATCATGATTCACGGCACCCCGGACACCGAAGAAAACCCCGAAGACCTGTTCCACACCCTGGACTGGACCGACGGCTGCGTCGCCATGCGTAACGTCGACATGCGCGAAGTCTGGGGCCTGGTGCCGGACGGCACGATGATCGAAATCCGCCCGTAA
- a CDS encoding gamma carbonic anhydrase family protein, producing MKYRLGDARVETHPQSWVAPNAVLIGKVKLEEGASVWFNAVLRGDNELILIGKNSNVQDGTVMHTDMGYPLTLGTGVTIGHNAMLHGCTVGDNSLIGINAVILNGAKIGKNCIIGANSLIGENKQIPDGSLVMGSPGKVVRELTESQIKMLQASAAHYVHRSQRYAVDLVEQEP from the coding sequence ATGAAATACCGCCTGGGCGACGCCCGTGTCGAGACCCACCCGCAGAGCTGGGTTGCACCGAACGCCGTGCTGATTGGCAAGGTCAAGTTGGAAGAGGGTGCCAGTGTCTGGTTCAACGCGGTCTTGCGCGGGGACAATGAGCTGATCCTGATCGGCAAGAACAGCAATGTGCAGGACGGTACCGTGATGCACACCGACATGGGCTACCCGCTGACCCTCGGTACCGGGGTTACCATCGGCCACAACGCCATGCTCCACGGCTGCACGGTGGGCGACAACAGCCTGATCGGGATTAACGCGGTGATCCTCAATGGGGCGAAGATCGGCAAGAACTGCATCATCGGCGCCAACTCGCTGATCGGCGAAAACAAGCAGATCCCTGATGGTTCTCTGGTCATGGGCTCGCCTGGCAAAGTGGTGCGCGAGCTGACCGAGTCGCAGATAAAGATGCTCCAAGCCTCTGCCGCACACTATGTGCATCGCTCCCAGCGGTACGCCGTGGACTTGGTCGAGCAGGAACCATGA
- a CDS encoding GntR family transcriptional regulator — MNHILTLRPDDTQPTPLYLQLARNLEAAIHAGLWKAEQALPSERNLSETLNISRVTARKALEVLFEQGLIRRSQGSGTFITPRLEQPLSRLSGFSEMLRLKGFVPSSQWLEREITQPTHEELIRLALSPYDKVARLKRLRKADDTVMAIEMSTLPASIIAQPQAIGDSLYQYLDSIGKPVVRALQHIQAINASDEFAALVGIAPGTAMLLMTRVGYLEDNTPIEVTDTYCRNDYYDFVAELRR; from the coding sequence ATGAATCACATCCTGACCCTGCGCCCTGACGACACCCAGCCCACCCCGCTGTACCTGCAACTGGCACGCAACCTGGAAGCCGCGATTCATGCCGGCCTATGGAAAGCCGAACAGGCGCTGCCGTCGGAGCGCAACCTCAGTGAGACACTGAACATCTCCCGCGTGACCGCCCGCAAAGCCCTGGAAGTGCTGTTCGAACAAGGCCTGATCCGGCGCAGCCAAGGCTCAGGCACCTTCATCACGCCACGCCTGGAACAACCGCTGTCGCGGCTGTCCGGCTTCAGCGAAATGCTCCGCCTCAAGGGGTTCGTGCCCAGCTCGCAATGGCTGGAGCGGGAAATCACCCAGCCGACCCACGAAGAACTGATCCGCCTCGCCCTGTCGCCCTACGACAAAGTGGCGCGCCTCAAGCGCTTGCGCAAAGCCGACGACACCGTGATGGCCATCGAGATGAGCACCCTGCCCGCCTCGATCATTGCCCAGCCGCAAGCCATCGGCGATTCGCTGTATCAATACCTCGACAGTATCGGCAAGCCGGTGGTGCGCGCCCTGCAACACATTCAGGCGATCAATGCCTCGGACGAGTTCGCCGCCCTGGTGGGCATCGCACCTGGCACCGCCATGCTGCTGATGACCCGGGTCGGCTACCTGGAAGACAACACCCCGATCGAAGTCACCGACACCTATTGCCGCAACGACTACTACGACTTTGTAGCCGAACTGCGTCGCTAA
- a CDS encoding cytochrome C assembly family protein, which translates to MLPLSPSLLTTLAAACLYAAATFYQGSRLATGAKVNKRLLVMLGILAVLAHSASLFTHLVTPIGLGLDFFSAASLIAAAVIALTLLACSRIPVENLLLLLFPLGLATVLLAQFAPSGTVQVIDEEPGILAHILLSILAYGMFTIAVFQALLVLVQDYQLKHKHPSGLIKNFPPLQTMESLLFGFLWAGWTLLSLSLISGWLFVENLFAQHLVHKTLLACLAWIVFSVLLWGRNRLGWRGHKAIRWTLAGFCLLMLAYFGSKLVREFILHI; encoded by the coding sequence ATGCTCCCCTTGTCACCCAGTTTGCTCACGACACTCGCCGCCGCCTGCTTATACGCCGCTGCGACTTTCTACCAAGGCTCTCGCCTGGCCACAGGCGCCAAGGTGAACAAACGCCTGCTGGTCATGCTCGGCATCCTCGCCGTCCTGGCCCACAGCGCGAGCCTGTTCACCCACTTGGTGACGCCGATCGGCCTGGGCCTGGATTTTTTCAGCGCCGCCAGCCTGATTGCCGCCGCAGTAATTGCCCTGACCCTGCTGGCGTGCTCACGCATCCCGGTGGAAAACCTGCTGCTGCTGTTGTTCCCGCTGGGACTGGCCACGGTGCTGCTGGCGCAGTTCGCGCCGTCGGGCACGGTGCAGGTGATCGACGAGGAGCCGGGGATTCTCGCCCATATCCTGCTGTCGATCCTGGCCTACGGCATGTTCACCATCGCCGTGTTCCAGGCGCTGCTGGTGCTGGTGCAAGACTATCAACTCAAGCACAAGCACCCCTCAGGGCTGATCAAGAACTTCCCGCCGCTGCAAACCATGGAGAGCCTGCTGTTCGGTTTCCTCTGGGCCGGCTGGACCCTGCTGTCGCTGTCACTGATCTCCGGCTGGTTGTTCGTCGAGAACCTGTTTGCCCAGCACCTGGTGCACAAGACCCTGCTGGCGTGCCTGGCCTGGATCGTCTTCAGCGTGTTGCTGTGGGGCCGCAATCGCCTCGGCTGGCGCGGACACAAGGCCATTCGCTGGACCCTGGCCGGCTTCTGCCTGCTGATGCTGGCCTATTTCGGCAGCAAGCTGGTCCGCGAATTCATCCTGCACATCTGA
- a CDS encoding MFS transporter, with the protein MTTSTTYGEATPAQPTNSATRVATASFIGTAIEFYDFYVYATAAALVIGPVFFPQTSGTAQMLSAFLTFGIAFLARPLGSALFGHFGDRIGRKSTLVASLLLMGVCTTLIGVLPGYDSIGAWAPILLCVLRFGQGLGLGGEWGGAALLATENAPPGKRAWFGMFPQLGPSIGFLAANGLFLTLAMTLDDEQFRSWGWRIPFLLSAALVMVGLYVRLKLHETPVFANAVARQERVKIPLVELFSQYWAPMLLGAGSMVVCYALFYISTVFSLSYGVSTLGYSRETFLGLLCFAVLFMAAATPLSAWASDRYGRKPVLIVGGVLAILSGFLMEPLLTQGSTWSVALFLCIELFLMGVTFAPMGALLPELFPTHVRYTGASAAYNLGGIVGASAAPFFAQKLVAMGGLSYVGGYVSGAAVLSLIAVLCLKETRNNDLNRVA; encoded by the coding sequence ATGACGACGAGCACCACTTACGGCGAAGCCACACCTGCCCAACCGACTAACTCCGCCACCCGAGTGGCCACCGCGAGTTTTATCGGCACGGCCATCGAGTTCTACGACTTTTATGTCTACGCCACTGCCGCGGCACTGGTGATCGGCCCGGTATTTTTCCCCCAGACTTCCGGCACCGCGCAAATGCTGTCGGCCTTCCTGACCTTCGGCATCGCCTTTCTGGCCCGGCCGTTGGGTTCGGCGCTATTCGGCCACTTCGGTGATCGTATCGGGCGCAAATCGACCCTGGTCGCCTCGCTGCTGCTGATGGGCGTCTGCACCACCTTGATCGGCGTACTCCCGGGTTACGACAGCATTGGCGCCTGGGCGCCGATCCTCCTGTGCGTGCTGCGCTTCGGCCAGGGCCTGGGGCTGGGCGGGGAATGGGGTGGCGCTGCCTTGCTGGCCACGGAAAACGCGCCACCGGGCAAACGCGCCTGGTTCGGCATGTTCCCGCAACTGGGTCCTTCGATCGGCTTCCTGGCCGCCAATGGCCTGTTCCTGACCCTGGCCATGACCCTGGACGACGAACAGTTCCGTTCCTGGGGCTGGCGCATTCCGTTCCTGCTCAGCGCCGCACTGGTGATGGTGGGCCTGTATGTGCGCCTCAAGCTGCACGAAACCCCGGTGTTCGCCAACGCCGTGGCACGCCAGGAACGGGTGAAGATCCCACTGGTCGAGCTGTTCAGCCAATATTGGGCACCGATGTTGCTGGGCGCAGGCTCGATGGTGGTGTGCTACGCACTGTTCTACATTTCCACCGTGTTCTCCCTGAGCTACGGGGTTTCGACCCTGGGCTACAGCCGCGAAACCTTCCTCGGCCTGCTGTGCTTCGCGGTGCTGTTCATGGCCGCCGCCACCCCACTGTCGGCCTGGGCCAGCGACCGTTACGGACGCAAGCCGGTGCTGATCGTCGGTGGCGTGCTGGCGATTCTGTCGGGGTTCCTGATGGAGCCGCTGCTGACCCAGGGTTCGACCTGGAGCGTGGCGCTGTTCCTGTGCATCGAACTGTTCCTGATGGGCGTGACGTTTGCGCCGATGGGCGCGCTGTTGCCGGAACTGTTTCCGACACACGTGCGCTACACCGGCGCATCGGCAGCCTACAACCTGGGCGGCATTGTCGGAGCCTCGGCGGCGCCGTTCTTTGCGCAGAAACTGGTGGCGATGGGCGGTTTGAGTTATGTCGGCGGGTATGTGTCGGGGGCAGCGGTGCTCAGCTTGATTGCCGTGCTGTGCCTGAAGGAGACGCGTAACAACGATTTGAATCGGGTGGCCTGA
- a CDS encoding transporter associated domain-containing protein, translating into MDNLPIGPLLAVLALLILWSGLFTAIEAAQQQLLAQRTASRANDKPVARLNFPLSSLILCNTLCRALVVVISTLLAVFGWADNGPWLACLSATAALLIFADYLPRTLASRYPDTILALGNTLLGVPLKILYPLAWLLSSISLLLLKPLARKPKVVQQSEDEPQPTPINDNEHEHAACRPHALAGIHALDNITVNDILVPRSEVDGINLDDPLEDIIEQLRANKRTRLPVFHSDINQVEAVLNTRQIRHLLPNASLTKEALLAACHEPYFVPESTPLQLQLLNFHKQQRRLGMVVDEYGEVQGIVTLEDILEEIVGEFESQHSLDNPHIHPQADGRLVIDGAASIRELNKTLGWHLPSDGPKTLNGLVTEALETIPDCPVCLKIGRYRLEILETEENRVSQVLIWHTTSVPAIG; encoded by the coding sequence ATGGATAACCTGCCCATCGGGCCATTGCTCGCCGTGCTGGCCCTGCTGATCCTCTGGTCTGGCCTGTTTACCGCCATCGAAGCGGCGCAACAGCAACTGCTGGCTCAACGCACCGCCTCACGGGCGAACGACAAGCCGGTGGCCAGGCTCAACTTCCCGCTCAGCAGCCTGATTCTGTGCAATACCTTGTGCCGGGCACTGGTGGTGGTCATCAGCACCCTGCTGGCGGTATTCGGTTGGGCCGACAACGGCCCCTGGCTCGCCTGCCTGAGCGCCACGGCGGCCTTGCTGATATTCGCCGATTACCTGCCGCGCACCCTCGCCAGTCGTTATCCGGATACCATCCTGGCGCTGGGCAACACCTTGCTCGGCGTGCCGCTGAAGATCCTCTACCCGCTCGCCTGGCTGCTCAGCAGCATCAGCCTGCTGCTGCTCAAGCCCCTGGCACGTAAACCCAAGGTGGTGCAACAGAGCGAAGACGAGCCACAGCCCACTCCGATAAACGACAACGAGCACGAACATGCCGCCTGTCGCCCCCATGCCCTGGCCGGCATTCATGCGCTGGACAACATCACCGTCAACGACATCCTGGTGCCACGCAGCGAAGTGGATGGGATCAACCTCGACGATCCGCTCGAAGACATCATCGAACAGCTGCGCGCCAACAAACGCACGCGCCTGCCGGTGTTCCACAGCGATATCAACCAGGTCGAGGCAGTACTCAACACCCGGCAGATCCGCCACTTGCTGCCCAATGCCAGCCTGACCAAAGAGGCCTTGCTGGCGGCCTGCCACGAACCGTACTTCGTGCCGGAAAGCACCCCACTGCAACTGCAGCTGCTGAATTTCCACAAACAGCAGCGGCGCCTGGGCATGGTGGTCGACGAATACGGCGAAGTGCAGGGCATCGTGACCCTGGAAGACATCCTCGAGGAAATTGTCGGCGAGTTCGAAAGCCAGCACAGCCTCGACAACCCGCACATTCACCCGCAAGCCGATGGACGGCTGGTGATCGACGGCGCAGCGTCCATCCGCGAGCTGAACAAGACCCTGGGCTGGCACCTGCCCAGCGACGGCCCGAAAACCCTCAACGGCCTGGTGACCGAGGCGCTGGAAACCATTCCGGACTGCCCGGTGTGCCTGAAAATCGGCCGCTATCGGTTGGAGATCCTCGAAACCGAGGAAAACCGCGTCAGCCAGGTGCTGATCTGGCACACCACGTCCGTGCCTGCAATTGGCTGA
- a CDS encoding DUF1289 domain-containing protein produces MTTPERPVMSPCVNICALDEQDICTGCQRTVGEITRWSRMDNDERRQVLGLCHERAKASGLLWMLGKTPAP; encoded by the coding sequence ATGACTACCCCTGAAAGACCCGTGATGTCGCCCTGCGTGAATATTTGCGCGCTGGACGAGCAGGACATCTGCACCGGTTGCCAGCGTACTGTCGGCGAAATTACCCGCTGGAGCCGGATGGACAACGACGAGCGCCGCCAGGTGCTGGGGTTGTGCCATGAACGCGCCAAGGCCAGCGGGCTGCTGTGGATGCTGGGCAAAACCCCGGCGCCTTGA
- a CDS encoding CoA pyrophosphatase encodes MLDELLHRVSNHTPRTLETDRRFPEAAVLVPITRSDEPELVLTLRASGLSTHGGEVAFPGGRRDPEDPDLVFTALREAEEEIGLPPGLVEVIGPLSPLISLHGIKVTPYVAVIPDFVEYRANDAEIAAVFSVPLEFFRTDPREHTHRIDYQGRSWYVPSYRYGEYKIWGLTAIMIVELINLLYDAKISLHQPPKSFINT; translated from the coding sequence ATGCTGGACGAGCTACTGCACCGGGTAAGCAATCACACGCCACGTACGCTGGAAACCGACCGACGTTTCCCTGAAGCCGCGGTGCTCGTGCCCATAACCCGCAGTGACGAACCGGAACTGGTTCTGACCCTGCGCGCCAGCGGGCTCTCGACCCATGGCGGTGAAGTGGCCTTCCCTGGCGGGCGGCGCGATCCCGAAGACCCGGACCTGGTGTTCACCGCCCTGCGTGAAGCCGAAGAGGAAATCGGCCTGCCGCCGGGGCTGGTGGAAGTGATCGGGCCCCTGAGTCCGCTGATCTCGCTGCACGGAATCAAGGTCACGCCATATGTGGCGGTGATTCCGGACTTCGTCGAGTACCGCGCCAACGATGCGGAGATTGCCGCAGTGTTCAGTGTGCCGCTGGAGTTCTTTCGCACGGACCCACGTGAACACACGCACCGCATTGATTATCAGGGGCGCAGTTGGTATGTGCCGAGTTACCGTTATGGCGAATACAAGATCTGGGGCCTGACCGCGATCATGATTGTCGAGTTGATCAATCTGCTCTATGACGCGAAGATCAGCCTGCATCAACCTCCCAAGAGCTTTATCAATACCTGA
- the nagA gene encoding N-acetylglucosamine-6-phosphate deacetylase, whose product MSEDNILTAQGWIRGRLIHEHGRIVRIEGQPCDPADNDLPYLLPGFIDLHVHGGGGRDLMEGTPAFETITRTHVRFGTTSLLATTMTAPTEEITRVLGQVGEFCEQRLEGCARVLGVHLEGPYINPGKLGAQPNFAHTALLAEVEAYLALAPIRVITIAPEIAGHDKLIRALSDRGVRMQIGHTLGSYEEGVAALEAGATSFTHLYNAMSPLHHREPGIVGAALAHAQYAELIPDLLHVHPGAIRVALRSIPCLYCVTDSSAAAGMPDGEYKLGSHTVTKCLGGVRLPDGTLAGSTLTMDQALRNLVKIGLPLCEASQRLSQFPADYLGLPERGRLQPGAWADCVRLDRSLTLTAVMVEGEDIDFKNA is encoded by the coding sequence ATGTCCGAAGACAACATCCTCACCGCCCAAGGCTGGATTCGCGGCCGGCTGATCCATGAGCACGGCCGGATCGTGCGCATCGAAGGCCAGCCCTGCGACCCGGCGGACAACGACTTGCCATACCTGCTGCCGGGCTTTATCGACCTGCACGTACATGGCGGTGGGGGCCGGGACCTCATGGAAGGTACGCCCGCCTTCGAAACCATTACCCGCACCCATGTTCGCTTTGGCACCACGTCGCTGCTGGCCACGACCATGACCGCGCCGACCGAAGAGATCACTCGCGTTCTGGGGCAGGTCGGTGAATTCTGCGAACAGCGTCTGGAAGGCTGTGCCCGGGTCCTGGGCGTGCACCTCGAAGGGCCGTACATCAACCCCGGAAAACTGGGCGCCCAACCGAACTTCGCTCACACCGCGTTGCTGGCCGAGGTCGAGGCCTATCTGGCACTGGCGCCAATCCGGGTGATCACCATTGCCCCGGAAATCGCCGGTCACGACAAACTGATCCGTGCCTTGAGCGACCGTGGCGTACGCATGCAGATCGGCCACACCCTGGGCAGTTACGAGGAAGGCGTCGCGGCACTTGAAGCCGGTGCCACCAGCTTCACCCACCTCTACAACGCCATGAGCCCGTTGCATCACCGCGAACCGGGGATCGTCGGCGCGGCACTGGCCCACGCCCAATACGCCGAATTGATTCCGGACCTGCTTCATGTGCATCCCGGGGCGATCCGCGTGGCCCTGCGCTCGATCCCGTGCCTGTATTGCGTCACCGACTCCAGCGCCGCCGCCGGCATGCCGGATGGCGAGTACAAGCTGGGCAGCCACACCGTGACCAAATGCCTGGGTGGCGTGCGCTTGCCCGACGGCACCCTGGCCGGCAGCACCCTGACCATGGATCAGGCCCTGCGCAACCTGGTGAAGATCGGCCTGCCACTGTGCGAGGCCTCGCAACGCCTTTCGCAATTTCCCGCCGACTACCTCGGCCTCCCTGAGCGCGGCCGCCTGCAACCCGGCGCCTGGGCCGACTGCGTACGCCTGGATCGCTCACTCACACTGACCGCCGTGATGGTCGAAGGAGAAGACATTGACTTCAAAAATGCTTGA
- a CDS encoding SIS domain-containing protein has product MTSKMLEEALSSYKAVERQLQQLDPQMIEIAGRLNRQPPQVAMTVARGSSDHAASYFAYLAMQHVGVPVASLPMSVVTLQQAPLKVSGQAVFAFSQSGQSPDLVNSLRLLRKRGALSIAMVNAENSPLEAACEFSLPLCAGTESSVAATKSFIATLTASARLIAHWKQDAELLEAGLALPQGLREAATQDWSLAVDVLRDCQRLMVIGRGAGFAIAQEAALKLKETSAIQAEAFSSAEVKHGPMALIDDHYPLLVFAPRGAEQAGLLSLAAEMRQRGAHVLLAAPDDIGERDLTLSRAEHPALDPILAIQSFYVMAAGLAQARGMDPDQPRHLSKVTRTH; this is encoded by the coding sequence TTGACTTCAAAAATGCTTGAAGAGGCCCTGTCCTCGTACAAGGCTGTCGAACGCCAGTTGCAGCAACTCGATCCACAGATGATCGAGATCGCCGGGCGCCTGAACCGTCAGCCACCGCAAGTGGCGATGACCGTCGCCCGTGGCAGTTCCGATCATGCCGCAAGCTACTTCGCCTATCTGGCCATGCAGCATGTAGGCGTACCGGTGGCATCGTTGCCGATGTCGGTGGTCACCCTGCAGCAGGCGCCGCTGAAGGTCAGCGGCCAGGCGGTATTCGCTTTCTCGCAGTCCGGGCAGAGTCCTGACCTGGTCAACAGCCTGCGCCTGTTGCGCAAGCGCGGCGCCTTGAGCATTGCCATGGTCAACGCCGAGAACTCGCCACTGGAGGCCGCGTGCGAGTTCAGCCTGCCTCTGTGTGCCGGCACTGAAAGCAGCGTGGCCGCGACCAAAAGCTTCATCGCCACCCTCACTGCCAGTGCACGCTTGATTGCCCACTGGAAGCAGGACGCCGAGTTGCTGGAAGCCGGCCTCGCCCTACCCCAGGGGCTGCGCGAAGCCGCAACCCAGGACTGGAGCCTGGCCGTCGATGTCCTGCGCGATTGCCAGCGGCTGATGGTGATCGGCCGTGGCGCCGGCTTTGCCATCGCCCAGGAAGCCGCCCTGAAACTCAAGGAAACCTCGGCGATCCAGGCCGAAGCCTTCAGCAGTGCCGAAGTGAAGCACGGCCCCATGGCCCTGATCGACGACCACTATCCGCTGCTGGTGTTCGCCCCCCGGGGTGCCGAACAGGCTGGCCTGTTGAGCCTGGCCGCCGAGATGCGCCAGCGTGGTGCCCATGTGTTGCTGGCCGCCCCCGATGACATCGGCGAACGCGACCTGACGCTGAGCCGCGCCGAACACCCGGCGCTGGACCCGATCCTGGCGATCCAGAGTTTCTACGTGATGGCCGCCGGCCTCGCGCAAGCCCGTGGCATGGACCCTGACCAGCCACGTCACTTGAGCAAAGTGACCCGCACCCACTAA
- the purT gene encoding formate-dependent phosphoribosylglycinamide formyltransferase, with protein sequence MTRIGTPLSPTATRVLLCGCGELGKEVVIELQRLGVEVIAVDRYADAPAMQVAHRSHVINMLDGAALRAVIEAEKPHFIVPEIEAIATATLVELEAEGFTVIPTARAAQLTMNREGIRRLAAEELDLPTSPYHFADTVEDYRKAVEDLGFPCVVKPVMSSSGKGQSLLRNADDVQSAWDYAQEGGRAGKGRVIVEGFIDFDYEITLLTVRHVGGTTFCAPVGHRQEKGDYQESWQPQAMSPIALAESERVAKAVTEALGGRGLFGVELFIKGDQVWFSEVSPRPHDTGLVTLISQDLSQFALHARAILGLPIPLIRQFGPSASAVILVEGQSTQTAFANLGAALSEPDTALRLFGKPEVNGQRRMGVALARDASIELARAKATRASQAVVVEL encoded by the coding sequence ATGACTCGTATCGGAACTCCATTGTCGCCAACCGCGACCCGCGTATTGCTGTGTGGCTGTGGTGAGTTGGGCAAGGAGGTGGTGATCGAGCTGCAACGCCTGGGCGTTGAAGTGATTGCCGTGGATCGTTACGCCGACGCGCCAGCGATGCAGGTGGCGCACCGCAGCCACGTGATCAACATGCTCGACGGTGCCGCGCTGCGGGCAGTGATCGAAGCCGAGAAGCCGCACTTCATCGTGCCGGAAATCGAAGCCATCGCCACCGCTACCCTGGTGGAGCTGGAGGCCGAAGGCTTCACCGTGATCCCTACCGCCCGTGCCGCGCAACTGACCATGAACCGCGAAGGCATCCGTCGCCTGGCCGCCGAAGAGCTCGACCTGCCAACTTCCCCGTACCACTTCGCCGATACCGTCGAAGACTATCGCAAGGCGGTCGAGGACCTGGGCTTCCCTTGTGTGGTCAAGCCGGTGATGAGTTCCTCGGGCAAGGGCCAGAGCCTGCTGCGCAACGCCGATGACGTGCAGAGCGCCTGGGACTACGCGCAGGAAGGCGGGCGTGCCGGTAAAGGCCGGGTGATCGTCGAGGGCTTCATCGACTTCGACTACGAAATCACCCTGCTGACCGTGCGCCACGTTGGCGGCACCACTTTCTGTGCCCCCGTCGGTCACCGTCAGGAGAAGGGCGATTACCAGGAGTCCTGGCAGCCACAAGCCATGAGCCCGATTGCCCTGGCAGAATCCGAGCGGGTAGCCAAGGCTGTGACCGAGGCCCTGGGTGGGCGTGGTCTGTTTGGCGTCGAGCTGTTCATCAAGGGTGATCAGGTGTGGTTCAGCGAAGTCTCGCCGCGTCCCCATGACACCGGCCTGGTGACTCTGATTTCCCAGGACCTGTCGCAGTTCGCGCTGCACGCCCGGGCAATTCTCGGCCTGCCGATCCCATTGATCCGTCAGTTCGGTCCTTCGGCTTCGGCGGTGATTCTGGTGGAAGGGCAGTCGACCCAGACTGCCTTTGCCAACCTGGGGGCTGCCTTGAGCGAGCCGGATACCGCGTTGCGCTTGTTCGGCAAGCCAGAGGTGAACGGTCAGCGTCGCATGGGTGTGGCGCTGGCGCGTGATGCGTCGATTGAATTGGCTCGGGCTAAAGCAACCCGCGCTTCTCAGGCTGTAGTGGTAGAGCTCTAA
- a CDS encoding VUT family protein, translating to MLFLIAYISSVVLINYAFSTAPHLDIIWSAWGGLVFVLRDMVQIRFGHGAIIAMLAALVLSYLTSDPSIALASATAFAVSECIDWLVFSITKRPLHDRLWISSALSIPLDTFIFFGMIDALTPGVLLTALGSKFAGVTAVWLIMAWRLRKQAIVS from the coding sequence ATGCTCTTCCTGATCGCCTACATCAGCAGCGTCGTGCTGATCAACTACGCCTTTTCCACTGCACCACACCTGGACATCATCTGGTCGGCCTGGGGTGGGCTGGTGTTCGTGCTGCGCGACATGGTGCAGATCCGCTTCGGCCATGGCGCGATCATTGCCATGCTGGCGGCGCTGGTGTTGTCGTACCTGACATCCGACCCTTCCATTGCCCTGGCCAGCGCCACTGCGTTTGCAGTGTCGGAGTGCATCGATTGGCTGGTGTTCAGCATCACCAAGCGGCCCTTGCACGACCGGCTGTGGATCAGTTCGGCGCTGAGCATTCCCCTGGATACCTTCATTTTCTTCGGCATGATCGACGCCCTGACTCCCGGCGTGCTGCTCACCGCCCTGGGCTCTAAGTTCGCCGGCGTGACGGCCGTGTGGCTGATCATGGCCTGGCGCCTGCGCAAACAGGCGATCGTCAGCTAA
- a CDS encoding NUDIX hydrolase, whose product MKFCSQCGNPVTQRIPEGDSRLRFVCDSCQTIHYQNPNIVAGCLPTWGTQVLLCRRAIEPRRGYWTLPAGFMENGETVEQAAVRETAEEACARVRNLNIYTLIDVPHISQVHVFFRAELVDLDFSAGQESLEVQLFEEADIPWSELAFRTVGRTLECYFADRLRGDYPVRSESIPPLAQPAIT is encoded by the coding sequence ATGAAATTCTGCAGCCAGTGCGGCAACCCAGTAACGCAACGTATCCCCGAAGGCGATTCGCGCCTGCGTTTTGTCTGCGACAGCTGTCAGACCATTCACTACCAGAACCCCAACATCGTCGCCGGCTGCCTGCCAACCTGGGGCACCCAGGTACTGCTGTGCCGTCGCGCCATCGAACCACGCCGGGGTTACTGGACCCTGCCGGCCGGTTTCATGGAGAACGGCGAGACCGTCGAACAGGCGGCCGTGCGCGAAACTGCCGAGGAAGCCTGCGCAAGGGTGCGCAACCTGAACATCTACACGCTGATCGATGTACCGCACATCAGCCAGGTCCACGTATTCTTCCGCGCCGAACTGGTCGACCTGGACTTTTCCGCAGGCCAGGAAAGCCTGGAAGTGCAGCTTTTCGAGGAAGCGGACATCCCTTGGTCAGAGCTGGCTTTCCGCACGGTGGGCCGTACCCTAGAATGCTACTTCGCTGACCGCTTGCGAGGGGATTACCCGGTGCGCAGCGAGTCCATTCCTCCGCTTGCTCAGCCTGCGATCACTTAA